The following are encoded together in the Theileria orientalis strain Shintoku DNA, chromosome 1, complete genome genome:
- a CDS encoding uncharacterized protein (EGF-like region domain containing protein) — MKLLVFLIFNIYIISVNGYFYTLLPLAVIKKDNVYKAYCPWNQTKDEQLKCKVNKGVMGYFHLKSNETVEAAKPEPQEFLNPALQKRLAQDNCKKIKDSWATSKDTNTVCNKYSFCFNVADDKSLCACQNGFFGDPYTGCFQHCLTDDDCSSPLTTCSQPTEPNQLKRCVCKQGYEGDGVLCHKNICGNDRRAKCGGASSHKVCIPTGSGTNDFACICETGYFLNHKNECVLQFTVRENTVITLVGKNIADGSRVELGDCLSFVINDKTKSIFYHKNSGDSIYVRNDIKNDKQFSIFFIVTKEVTAFSLLKEGNFGLTKLYSMTNTFLGCKFGNAKIFDPDGNDLSDEDSFTNATQQETAAGSPGVSALEMESSQDSGQQTQTQRTTTGGETANQGGTLKPLVEVHVRDLTEAEKSGGLAGHPMPPTMVQIASQDEQEGLEIGSSRAKGHVDPSHLQVSLPPETARQMDL; from the coding sequence ATGAAATTgcttgtatttttaatttttaacatttacattATATCCGTTAATggatatttttatacactaCTTCCACTGGCGGTTATTAAAAAAGACAACGTGTATAAAGCATATTGCCCTTGGAATCAGACTAAGGACGAACAGCTTAAAtgtaaagtaaataaaggTGTAATGGGATATTTCCATTTAAAGTCTAACGAGACTGTGGAGGCTGCCAAACCTGAGCCTCAAGAGTTTTTAAACCCAGCACTTCAAAAGAGGCTCGCACAAGATaattgtaaaaaaattaaggaTTCGTGGGCTACGTCTAAAGATACGAATACCGTATGTAACAAATATTCGTTTTGCTTCAATGTCGCTGACGATAAGAGCTTATGTGCCTGTCAAAACGGATTTTTTGGAGACCCGTACACAGGATGCTTTCAGCATTGTTTAACAGATGATGACTGTTCGAGTCCACTGACCACGTGTTCTCAGCCAACAGAACCCAATCAATTAAAGAGATGTGTGTGCAAGCAAGGATATGAAGGAGATGGAGTCCTTTGccacaaaaatatatgtggAAATGACCGCAGAGCTAAGTGCGGTGGAGCCAGTAGTCATAAGGTTTGTATTCCCACGGGGTCGGGCACCAACGATTTCGCATGCATTTGCGAAACAGGCTACTTCCTCAACCACAAGAATGAGTGTGTGCTCCAATTCACAGTCAGGGAAAACACAGTTATCACCCTAGTAGGTAAAAATATAGCAGATGGTAGCAGAGTTGAACTGGGCGACTGCCTCTCCTTTGTTATCAATGACAAAACTAAGAGCATATTCTACCACAAAAACTCAGGAGACTCGATATACGTGAGAAATGATATTAAGAACGATAAACAGTTTTCAATTTTCTTTATAGTAACCAAGGAAGTTACGGCCTTTTCTCTGCTGAAGGAGGGGAATTTTGGACTCACTAAACTGTATTCTATGACAAACACGTTTCTAGGATGCAAATTTGGCAATGCGAAAATATTTGACCCAGACGGTAACGATTTATCCGATGAGGATTCGTTTACAAATGCAACACAACAGGAGACAGCTGCAGGGTCACCAGGAGTTTCAGCTTTAGAGATGGAATCGTCACAAGATAGTGGACAACAAACTCAAACTCAAAGAACGACAACTGGTGGTGAAACAGCCAATCAGGGCGGAACATTAAAACCTTTAGTCGAGGTTCACGTGAGAGATTTGACAGAAGCAGAGAAGTCAGGAGGCCTCGCAGGCCATCCAATGCCACCAACAATGGTACAAATAGCATCGCAAGACGAACAAGAAGGGCTGGAAATTGGTTCCTCTAGAGCCAAAGGGCATGTCGATCCTAGCCACCTGCAAGTGAGCCTACCTCCTGAAACTGCAAGGCAGATGGACCTATGA
- a CDS encoding uncharacterized protein (growth factor, receptor domain containing protein), with translation MMIYSFFIVFFSIYVLAVDCFFYQALPLVVHKVNNTYTAYCPWNDSRDPNLRCKIYKNVMGYCHKDVTPTFQGFLNPLVQRLFSEDHCQHLKTTYKDVSTAAGTCKSYSLCFNLSSNRSMCTCDAGFFGDSYAGCKKHCFSDAECVSPVSHCRTGTGSVLSYCTCNSGYQGDGVMCYKNPCGDDRFEKCGPDRNKVCVPTGPGDGDYKCMCPNGQFLDYNNKCVPDVTLVKDTVLTLTGKNVQNGSRVEAGECISFVLNDNGKSIFFHKNSGDSIYVRRPIKNENVFTVFFVLTDEVTAFSALHDTAFGLTKLYSISNTFKRCKFGQVKVTRPNGHEIVVGEDTTEKVEVNVRSMNPEELVGGLKTANILPEKVLEGEVSSVEVRPLSTLDLQGPTSQEL, from the coding sequence GTCCCTGGAACGATAGCAGGGACCCGAATCTGAGgtgtaaaatttacaagAACGTAATGGGATACTGCCACAAGGACGTCACGCCCACCTTTCAGGGGTTCCTCAACCCTTTGGTTCAGAGGCTGTTTTCAGAAGACCACTGCCAGCACTTGAAAACTACGTATAAGGATGTGAGCACTGCCGCCGGAACCTGCAAGAGCTACTCTCTCTGCTTCAACCTCAGCAGCAATCGCAGCATGTGTACTTGCGACGCAGGCTTCTTTGGCGACTCGTACGCCGGATGCAAGAAGCACTGCTTCTCTGACGCCGAATGCGTGAGCCCGGTGTCGCATTGCAGGACTGGCACTGGGAGCGTCCTGTCGTACTGCACTTGCAACTCGGGGTACCAGGGCGACGGAGTGATGTGCTACAAGAACCCCTGCGGAGATGACAGATTCGAGAAGTGCGGGCCCGATAGAAATAAAGTCTGTGTTCCAACCGGCCCCGGTGACGGCGATTACAAGTGTATGTGCCCAAATGGGCAATTTTTggactacaacaacaagtgTGTGCCCGATGTCACTCTGGTCAAGGACACTGTGCTAACCCTAACTGGCAAGAACGTCCAGAATGGAAGCAGGGTGGAGGCTGGGGAGTGCATCTCTTTCGTGCTCAACGACAACGGCAAGAGCATTTTCTTCCACAAAAACTCTGGAGACTCAATATACGTGAGGAGGCCAATAAAAAACGAAAATGTCTTCACCGTTTTCTTCGTCTTAACTGACGAGGTCACCGCCTTTTCGGCTCTGCATGACACCGCCTTCGGTCTCACAAAGCTGTATTCCATATCGAACACCTTCAAAAGGTGCAAATTCGGGCAGGTAAAGGTCACAAGGCCGAACGGTCACGAGATTGTGGTTGGCGAGGATACGACTGAAAAGGTGGAGGTCAATGTTCGGAGTATGAATCCCGAGGAACTCGTGGGTGGATTGAAAACGGCAAACATACTGCCGGAAAAGGTGTTGGAGGGAGAAGTTTCCTCTGTGGAAGTGAGACCACTATCGACGCTGGATCTGCAGGGACCGACATCTCAAGAGCTTTAA